A genomic window from Micromonospora violae includes:
- the nuoI gene encoding NADH-quinone oxidoreductase subunit NuoI produces MGSITGTFKGFGVTFSHMFRKVVTTDYPFKPPVSAPRYHGRHILNRHPDGLEKCIGCELCAWACPADAIYVEGGDNTDEQRFSPGERYASTYQINYARCIFCGLCIEACPTRSLTMSNEYELARDNRQDLIFTKEQLLAPLLEGMEQPPHPMRLGDSEKDYYVGALDNPGTSAGAETSPMGPGRYQVEEHPGVTFPGAEQAAQRVAAGKGEKA; encoded by the coding sequence GTGGGCTCGATCACCGGAACGTTCAAGGGATTCGGTGTCACCTTCTCGCACATGTTCAGGAAGGTCGTCACCACCGACTACCCGTTCAAGCCGCCGGTGTCGGCGCCGCGCTACCACGGGCGGCACATCCTCAACCGGCACCCGGACGGCCTGGAGAAGTGCATCGGCTGCGAGCTGTGCGCCTGGGCCTGCCCGGCGGACGCGATCTACGTCGAGGGTGGCGACAACACCGACGAGCAGCGCTTCTCGCCGGGTGAGCGGTACGCCAGCACTTACCAGATCAACTACGCCCGGTGCATCTTCTGCGGGTTGTGCATCGAGGCCTGCCCGACCCGGTCGCTCACCATGAGCAACGAGTACGAGCTGGCCCGGGACAACCGGCAGGACCTGATCTTCACCAAGGAGCAGCTGCTCGCGCCGTTGCTCGAGGGCATGGAGCAGCCGCCGCACCCGATGCGGCTGGGTGACAGCGAGAAGGACTACTACGTCGGCGCGCTGGACAACCCGGGCACCTCCGCCGGTGCGGAGACGTCCCCGATGGGCCCCGGCCGCTACCAGGTCGAGGAGCACCCCGGCGTGACGTTCCCGGGCGCCGAGCAGGCCGCCCAGCGCGTCGCGGCCGGCAAGGGAGAGAAGGCATGA
- the nuoL gene encoding NADH-quinone oxidoreductase subunit L — protein sequence MEETVEYAQATGLLGGVWLLVAIPLVSAAILLLLGRRADRWGHWLGVAAIGVAFVLGLSFFFQLRGLENKSVELSLWDFLAVGDLRVDFGLLFDPLAAVFVLLITGVGFLIHLYAVEYMAHDAGRRRFFAYFNLFVAAMLLLVLGNNYVMLYFGWEGVGLASYLLISFWTERPSAATAGKKAFLMNRVGDAGLAIGIFIMFATVGTTQYDEVFNSVGALTGTTVLILGLLLLLGAAGKSGQFPLQAWLPDAMEGPTPVSALIHAATMVTAGVYLIARSNPIFSANSTLQLVVVSVGALTLLIGCIIGAAKDDIKRVLAWSTVSQIGYMFVGVGLGGGAYALAIIHLLAHGFFKANMFLGAGSVMHGMKDQVDIRRFGGLSKHMKITWLTFMMGWLAIIGLPPLSGYFSKEPIIASAFEREDWTAWLFGGAALLGAGLTAFYMTRLFVLTFHGPQRWTEDIEHPHESPKLMTIPLILLAAGSVVAGGLMAWNDGVASWLAPVLGEEAAGAAHGVLSHTVITILSLLVTVLGAGLAWFLFRAGTATAPQPAGVLVTAARRNLYTDAVNEAVFEKPGIFLTRALVYLDNRGIDGLVNGLAAAVGGGSGRLRRMQTGFVRSYATSILAGALLVMAAFLAVQAGWLA from the coding sequence GTGGAAGAGACTGTGGAATACGCCCAGGCCACGGGGCTGCTCGGGGGCGTCTGGCTGCTGGTGGCGATCCCGCTGGTCAGCGCGGCCATCCTGCTGCTGCTCGGCCGCCGGGCCGACCGCTGGGGGCACTGGTTGGGCGTCGCCGCCATCGGCGTCGCGTTCGTGCTCGGCCTGAGCTTCTTCTTCCAGCTGCGTGGCCTGGAAAACAAGTCGGTCGAGCTGAGCCTGTGGGATTTCCTCGCGGTCGGTGATCTGCGCGTCGACTTCGGCCTGCTGTTCGACCCGCTGGCCGCGGTCTTCGTACTGCTGATCACCGGGGTGGGTTTCCTGATCCACCTGTACGCGGTGGAGTACATGGCACACGACGCCGGCCGACGCCGGTTCTTCGCGTACTTCAACCTGTTCGTGGCGGCGATGCTGCTGCTGGTGCTCGGCAACAACTACGTGATGCTCTACTTCGGCTGGGAGGGCGTCGGTCTGGCGTCGTACCTGCTGATCTCCTTCTGGACCGAACGGCCGAGCGCGGCCACCGCCGGCAAGAAGGCGTTCCTGATGAACCGGGTCGGCGACGCCGGCCTGGCCATCGGCATCTTCATCATGTTCGCCACCGTGGGCACCACCCAGTACGACGAGGTGTTCAACTCCGTCGGCGCGCTGACCGGGACCACGGTGCTGATCCTCGGCCTGTTGCTGCTGCTCGGCGCGGCCGGTAAGTCCGGTCAGTTCCCGCTCCAGGCGTGGTTGCCGGACGCGATGGAGGGCCCGACCCCGGTGTCGGCGCTCATCCACGCCGCCACCATGGTCACCGCGGGCGTCTACCTGATCGCCCGGTCCAACCCGATCTTCTCCGCCAACTCGACGCTGCAACTCGTGGTGGTCAGCGTCGGCGCGCTCACCCTGCTGATCGGCTGCATCATCGGTGCGGCCAAGGACGACATCAAGCGGGTGCTCGCCTGGTCGACCGTCAGCCAGATCGGCTACATGTTCGTCGGCGTCGGCCTCGGTGGTGGGGCGTACGCGCTGGCGATCATCCACCTGCTGGCGCACGGCTTCTTCAAGGCCAACATGTTCCTGGGTGCCGGCTCGGTCATGCACGGAATGAAGGACCAGGTCGACATCCGCCGCTTCGGTGGGCTGTCGAAGCACATGAAGATCACCTGGCTGACCTTCATGATGGGCTGGCTGGCGATCATCGGCCTCCCGCCGCTCTCCGGCTACTTCTCGAAGGAGCCGATCATCGCGAGCGCCTTCGAGCGGGAGGACTGGACCGCCTGGCTCTTCGGCGGGGCGGCGCTGCTCGGCGCCGGGCTGACCGCGTTCTACATGACGCGGCTGTTCGTGCTCACCTTCCACGGCCCACAGCGGTGGACCGAGGACATCGAGCACCCGCACGAGTCGCCGAAGCTGATGACCATCCCGCTGATCCTCCTGGCCGCCGGGTCGGTCGTGGCCGGCGGGCTGATGGCCTGGAACGACGGTGTCGCGTCCTGGCTGGCGCCGGTGCTCGGCGAGGAGGCCGCCGGTGCGGCGCACGGGGTGCTCTCCCACACGGTGATCACGATCCTGTCGCTGCTGGTCACCGTGCTCGGTGCCGGGCTCGCCTGGTTCCTGTTCCGGGCCGGCACGGCCACCGCACCGCAGCCGGCCGGGGTGCTGGTCACCGCCGCCCGCCGCAACCTCTACACCGACGCGGTCAACGAGGCGGTCTTCGAGAAGCCGGGCATCTTCCTCACCCGGGCGCTGGTGTACCTCGACAACCGGGGCATCGACGGGCTCGTCAACGGGCTCGCCGCCGCGGTCGGCGGGGGCTCGGGTCGCCTCCGCCGGATGCAGACCGGCTTTGTCCGCTCGTACGCCACCTCGATCCTGGCCGGTGCGCTGCTGGTGATGGCGGCGTTCCTGGCGGTGCAGGCGGGGTGGTTGGCGTGA
- a CDS encoding NADH-quinone oxidoreductase subunit J, with the protein MTTSTVLAAAGAVSGGEQVTFWILGPLALIGAIGMVAARNAVHSALWLVLTMLCLGVFYVLQAGPFIGMVQIIVYTGAIMMLFLFVLMLVGRDSTDSLIETLRGQRTAAIVLGLGFAGLVGGALYRALEGTTAVGLEQPNAEGNVQGIARLLFTKYVFAFELTSALLITAAVGAMVLAHIERRKQDKVDQVSTMRARFAPGNYPGPKPGPGVFATSSSVATPARLPDGRLSERSTPEILPVRELTAQETTLKGTDS; encoded by the coding sequence ATGACCACGTCTACGGTGCTGGCCGCGGCGGGTGCGGTGTCCGGTGGCGAGCAGGTCACCTTCTGGATCCTCGGGCCGCTCGCGCTCATCGGCGCGATCGGGATGGTGGCCGCGCGCAACGCGGTGCACTCCGCGCTCTGGCTGGTGCTCACCATGCTCTGCCTGGGCGTGTTCTACGTGCTCCAGGCCGGGCCGTTCATCGGCATGGTGCAGATCATCGTCTACACCGGCGCGATCATGATGCTCTTCCTCTTCGTGCTGATGCTGGTCGGCCGGGACTCCACCGACTCGCTGATCGAGACGTTGCGCGGCCAGCGGACCGCCGCGATCGTCCTCGGGCTGGGCTTCGCCGGCCTGGTCGGCGGCGCCCTCTACCGGGCGCTGGAGGGCACCACCGCGGTCGGCCTGGAGCAGCCCAACGCCGAGGGCAACGTGCAGGGCATCGCCCGGCTGCTCTTCACCAAGTACGTGTTCGCGTTCGAGCTGACGTCGGCGCTGCTGATCACCGCGGCGGTCGGTGCCATGGTGCTCGCGCACATCGAGCGCCGCAAGCAGGACAAGGTCGACCAGGTGTCGACGATGCGGGCCCGGTTCGCGCCGGGCAACTACCCCGGCCCCAAGCCGGGCCCGGGCGTCTTCGCGACCTCGTCCTCGGTGGCCACCCCGGCCCGACTGCCGGACGGCCGCCTCTCCGAGCGCAGCACGCCGGAGATCCTGCCGGTGCGGGAGCTGACCGCGCAGGAGACCACCCTGAAAGGTACGGACTCATGA
- the nuoK gene encoding NADH-quinone oxidoreductase subunit NuoK, with product MTPDYYLVLAAVLFTIGAAGVLVRRNAIVLFMCVELMLNAANLTLVTFSRINGDLNGQIMAFFVMVVAAAEVVVGLAIIMSIFRTRRSASVDDANLLKY from the coding sequence ATGACGCCTGATTACTACCTGGTGTTGGCGGCGGTGCTGTTCACCATCGGCGCTGCCGGGGTGCTCGTCCGGCGCAACGCGATCGTGCTGTTCATGTGCGTGGAGCTGATGCTCAACGCGGCCAACCTGACGCTGGTCACCTTCAGCCGGATCAACGGTGACCTCAACGGCCAGATCATGGCGTTCTTCGTGATGGTGGTGGCGGCGGCCGAGGTCGTGGTCGGGCTCGCGATCATCATGTCCATCTTCCGGACGCGACGCTCGGCGAGCGTCGACGACGCCAACCTGCTCAAGTACTAG